A stretch of the Pseudalkalibacillus hwajinpoensis genome encodes the following:
- a CDS encoding GrpB family protein produces the protein MRKVEVQEFNEIWRELFLLEAQKLERVYGDNMIEVHHIGSTAVEGLKAKPVIDIMPVVKDLSLVDQKNEYMKELGYEALGENGLTGRRFFRKGGDQRSHHVHLYELGNQDIDRHLAFRDYLMEHRSDRLQYGQTKAELAMRYPEDMEAYIDGKDSLVKEIEEKALDWYASK, from the coding sequence ATGAGGAAAGTAGAAGTTCAGGAGTTTAATGAGATATGGCGTGAGCTCTTTTTGTTAGAAGCTCAGAAGCTTGAACGCGTATATGGCGATAATATGATTGAGGTTCATCATATTGGAAGCACCGCGGTTGAAGGGTTGAAAGCGAAGCCTGTGATCGATATCATGCCAGTTGTGAAAGATCTTAGTCTAGTGGATCAAAAAAATGAGTACATGAAAGAACTTGGATATGAAGCACTTGGTGAAAATGGACTGACTGGCCGCCGTTTCTTTCGAAAGGGTGGAGATCAGCGCTCTCATCATGTTCATCTATATGAATTAGGAAATCAGGACATTGATCGTCACCTGGCATTTCGAGACTACTTAATGGAACATCGGAGTGATCGCTTGCAATACGGACAGACAAAGGCTGAGCTTGCGATGCGATATCCTGAGGATATGGAAGCTTATATCGATGGAAAGGATTCACTTGTAAAAGAAATAGAAGAGAAAGCGCTCGATTGGTATGCATCAAAATAA
- a CDS encoding ABC transporter permease — protein sequence MKKRYLISLFILLSFISLFIGVKSMSPLEVFNFTEEQSQVFWISRVPRLVSIIIAGASMSICGLIMQQLSRNKFVSPTTAGTMDAARLGILVSLILFSSASLMQKMMISFLFALAGTFLFMKVLDRVKYKDAIFIPLVGLMFGNVLGSITTFFAYKYDLMQSIGSWLQGDFSVVLKGQYELLYISVPGLIIAYIYANRFTIAGMGEDFSVNLGLKYKQIVNIGLVIVALVTTVVMLTVGAIPFLGLIIPNIVSIMMGDNLKANLFPTAMMGAVFVLICDILGRLIIYPYEISIGLMVGVIGSILFIYLLLRRRAYV from the coding sequence ATGAAGAAAAGATACTTAATTAGTTTATTTATTTTATTATCCTTTATATCCCTGTTTATTGGGGTCAAAAGCATGTCACCACTCGAGGTATTTAATTTCACGGAGGAGCAGAGTCAGGTGTTCTGGATTAGTCGAGTTCCGCGTCTCGTTAGTATTATTATTGCCGGAGCCAGTATGAGTATTTGTGGACTTATTATGCAGCAGCTTAGTCGTAATAAGTTTGTCTCTCCAACAACGGCGGGTACGATGGATGCTGCTAGACTTGGGATTCTCGTTTCCCTTATCTTATTTTCCTCCGCTAGCTTAATGCAAAAAATGATGATTTCGTTTCTGTTCGCTTTAGCGGGTACGTTCCTTTTTATGAAGGTGCTCGATCGAGTGAAATATAAGGATGCGATCTTCATTCCACTAGTAGGGTTGATGTTTGGGAATGTCCTGGGGTCAATTACTACGTTTTTCGCGTATAAGTATGATTTAATGCAGAGCATCGGTTCATGGCTGCAGGGGGATTTCTCAGTCGTATTAAAAGGACAGTATGAACTATTATACATAAGCGTTCCAGGACTTATCATCGCCTACATTTACGCCAATCGATTTACGATTGCTGGAATGGGTGAAGACTTCTCAGTTAATCTTGGCTTAAAGTATAAACAGATTGTTAACATCGGACTCGTTATCGTTGCTTTGGTGACAACCGTTGTCATGTTAACAGTAGGAGCCATTCCATTTCTCGGTTTGATTATCCCTAATATCGTCTCGATCATGATGGGGGATAATCTGAAAGCGAATCTGTTTCCAACTGCCATGATGGGCGCAGTATTTGTGTTAATCTGTGATATTCTTGGGCGATTGATTATCTATCCTTATGAAATATCGATTGGTTTGATGGTTGGCGTCATCGGAAGTATTCTATTTATTTACTTGTTGTTAAGGAGAAGAGCTTATGTCTAA
- a CDS encoding iron chelate uptake ABC transporter family permease subunit: MSKRMKNSLLFVLSLLLISAFLLIDLGGNVGYILPRRAIKIVAIIVTGSAIAFSTVIFQTITNNRILTPSIIGLDSLYMLIQTVIVFLFGSMNILILNKNINFLLSVVLMMVFASLLFKLLFRKEGQNIYFLLLIGLIFGTLFGSLSSFMEMLIDPNEFQVVQDRMFASFNNVNTDVLLVSIAAFVIVLVYAWKYIKYLDVLSLGRDHAVNLGVNYDHIVKRLLIVISILVSISTALVGPITFLGLLVVNVAHEFLKTYRHSYLISGSIFMSVIALVGGQLIVERVFTFSTSISVIINFIGGVYFIYLLLKERKS, from the coding sequence ATGTCTAAACGTATGAAAAACAGTCTCCTTTTTGTGCTAAGTTTGCTGCTCATTAGCGCGTTTCTATTGATCGACCTGGGAGGAAATGTAGGCTATATTTTGCCGAGGCGTGCAATCAAGATTGTGGCTATTATTGTAACAGGAAGTGCCATTGCATTCTCTACGGTTATCTTTCAGACAATTACAAATAACCGAATTCTAACACCTAGCATTATTGGGCTTGATTCTCTCTATATGCTCATTCAAACCGTCATTGTCTTCTTGTTTGGATCAATGAACATTTTAATCTTAAATAAAAATATTAATTTTCTTTTGTCAGTTGTCTTAATGATGGTGTTCGCAAGTCTATTATTTAAGCTGCTATTTCGAAAAGAAGGTCAGAATATCTACTTCCTGCTTTTAATTGGGTTAATCTTCGGTACACTATTTGGAAGTCTCTCATCGTTCATGGAAATGTTGATCGATCCGAATGAATTTCAGGTTGTACAGGATCGAATGTTTGCGAGCTTCAATAATGTGAACACAGATGTCTTACTTGTATCGATTGCTGCTTTCGTCATTGTATTGGTTTATGCCTGGAAATACATAAAGTACTTGGATGTGCTATCACTAGGGCGTGATCACGCTGTGAATCTAGGCGTTAATTATGATCACATCGTGAAACGATTGTTAATTGTCATTTCGATTCTCGTCTCGATTTCGACCGCACTAGTTGGCCCAATTACGTTTCTCGGACTACTCGTAGTCAATGTGGCACATGAGTTTCTTAAGACGTATCGACATAGCTATCTCATATCAGGATCAATTTTTATGAGCGTGATTGCTTTAGTCGGAGGACAGCTTATCGTCGAACGCGTTTTTACGTTCTCAACATCGATCAGCGTCATTATTAATTTTATTGGCGGTGTGTACTTTATTTATCTTCTACTGAAGGAGAGGAAATCATGA
- a CDS encoding ABC transporter ATP-binding protein, producing the protein MIEIKNVSKSYGKKKVVQNVSLTVQKGTITSFIGPNGAGKSTLISMVSRLLSCDEGEVYIDGSDVTKTKSNELAKKISILKQSNELNVRLKVRELVSFGRFPYSQGRLTKEDWAYVDEAIRYMELEEIQDQFIDHLSGGQKQRAFIAMVIAQNTEYIILDEPLNNLDMKHSVQIMKVLRRLADELGKTVLIVIHDINFASVYSDQIVALKNGSLIREGRTEEMITTEVLQEIYDMHIPIEQYGDHRIGIYFS; encoded by the coding sequence ATGATTGAAATCAAAAATGTCTCAAAATCATATGGTAAGAAAAAAGTTGTTCAAAACGTCTCACTCACTGTTCAAAAAGGGACGATCACTTCCTTTATCGGTCCAAACGGAGCAGGAAAAAGTACGCTAATCTCAATGGTGAGTCGCTTGCTTTCGTGTGATGAAGGAGAAGTTTACATCGATGGGAGTGACGTTACAAAAACGAAAAGCAATGAGCTTGCAAAGAAAATCTCGATATTGAAACAATCTAATGAGCTAAACGTTCGGTTAAAAGTACGTGAATTGGTTTCATTCGGTCGTTTTCCTTATTCCCAGGGACGATTAACGAAAGAGGACTGGGCGTATGTAGATGAAGCGATTCGCTATATGGAGTTGGAAGAAATCCAAGATCAATTTATTGATCATTTAAGCGGTGGTCAGAAGCAGCGGGCTTTTATTGCCATGGTTATTGCACAGAATACGGAATACATCATTCTTGATGAACCGTTAAATAATCTTGATATGAAGCATTCTGTTCAAATTATGAAGGTATTAAGACGCCTGGCTGATGAATTGGGGAAAACCGTCTTAATCGTAATTCACGATATTAACTTCGCATCGGTTTACTCAGACCAAATCGTTGCACTTAAAAATGGATCGCTAATAAGAGAAGGGCGAACCGAAGAGATGATTACGACAGAAGTACTGCAAGAAATTTATGATATGCATATTCCTATTGAACAATATGGTGATCACCGTATTGGAATTTATTTCTCATAA
- a CDS encoding siderophore ABC transporter substrate-binding protein: MRKWILVLALSALALIVSACGTNNSEATEVNAEAKGSSETEEVTVKHDLGETTVQKNPENVVVFDFGTLDTLDKLGVEVAGVPQANIPSYLSKYEADTYENAGGLKEPDFEQIAEMNPGLIIISGRQSDAYEELSKIAPTIYMGVDTTDYIPSFKKNVTTLGEIFGKEAEAEEELAKIDEEISSVQDLTSSLDEKGLITLVTGGKVSAYGAGSRFGLIHDVLGLPEADANLEASTHGQSISFEYIAEKNPGYLFVVDRDAVVDGGETSAKEVIENELVKNTDAYKNDHIVYLDPNYWYLSGGGLESVTEMVSEIKKGIE; the protein is encoded by the coding sequence ATGAGGAAATGGATTTTGGTTTTAGCTCTATCAGCTCTAGCACTAATCGTATCTGCATGCGGTACGAATAATTCGGAAGCAACAGAAGTAAATGCAGAAGCGAAGGGATCATCAGAAACAGAAGAAGTAACCGTGAAGCACGACCTTGGAGAAACAACGGTTCAAAAAAATCCTGAGAATGTTGTTGTCTTTGATTTTGGTACACTAGATACTCTCGATAAACTGGGTGTAGAGGTAGCGGGTGTTCCGCAAGCTAATATTCCATCTTACCTTTCAAAATATGAAGCAGATACATACGAAAACGCTGGCGGTTTGAAGGAACCAGATTTTGAACAAATCGCAGAAATGAACCCCGGGTTAATTATCATTTCAGGCAGACAGTCGGATGCCTATGAAGAATTAAGTAAGATTGCACCAACGATTTATATGGGAGTCGATACAACAGACTATATCCCTTCATTCAAAAAGAATGTCACAACGCTTGGTGAGATTTTTGGGAAAGAAGCAGAAGCGGAAGAAGAATTAGCGAAAATTGATGAAGAAATTTCATCTGTTCAGGATCTTACATCTTCTTTAGATGAAAAAGGATTAATTACACTCGTGACTGGTGGTAAGGTAAGTGCTTACGGAGCTGGGTCAAGGTTTGGACTCATTCACGATGTGTTAGGGTTACCTGAAGCGGATGCAAATCTTGAAGCATCGACGCATGGACAAAGTATTTCATTCGAATACATTGCAGAAAAGAACCCTGGGTATCTTTTCGTTGTTGATCGTGACGCTGTTGTAGATGGTGGCGAAACGTCTGCAAAGGAAGTAATTGAAAATGAACTTGTGAAAAATACAGATGCTTATAAGAATGATCACATCGTTTATTTAGATCCGAACTACTGGTATTTATCTGGTGGCGGACTGGAGTCAGTGACAGAAATGGTTAGCGAGATTAAAAAAGGAATCGAGTAA
- a CDS encoding esterase/lipase family protein, with protein sequence MKKWLVSLLVMIFLLAPPFAQDAQAGIIGKGDATGTPGEWYIGDEPTTVKPGSLPLVFVHGLNSSSNTWIDQNDMDELTYNKNYQTAFIDLYPTKNMWDNGQLLANKLAEINTYFGKKVILVTHSKGGVDAQAAIVHANAQQYVDKVITLSTPHKGSQLADLAHSSWAGWLAAIIGNRNDATYSLQTGYMSYFRSVTDSTPNISSTPYYTFGGTSWGNFGGALYWGGLYLRQYGSNDGAVTVNSSRLPYGNEIRIGNWDHSSIRTGGATFNLFEPYLTQSIPAFAPLTSINETAASDEANVLIRGGEFKGTQVEKFDVEEDTKSISLDWMSQNEDSVITLQGPDQKTYPVTATSQDEEMFEGAFHHQLKIDLPKAGKWKLKVKQSKKESYVMQVAYESELNQELQLKSSAKEVKLNIDENNVVKDSIEGDIVIQYSKNRKTKQKKVSQEKLSAQKSFPIKNAGEGVYHITLDVNGHTKKGASFERTILHTVYIDADGKVYQP encoded by the coding sequence ATGAAGAAATGGTTGGTGTCACTATTGGTGATGATCTTCTTGCTCGCCCCCCCTTTCGCTCAGGACGCACAAGCCGGCATTATCGGAAAAGGTGATGCAACTGGTACACCCGGCGAATGGTACATTGGCGATGAACCCACGACCGTCAAGCCCGGCTCTCTTCCACTCGTATTTGTCCACGGCTTAAACAGCTCGTCGAACACCTGGATTGATCAAAACGATATGGATGAACTTACATACAACAAGAACTACCAAACGGCTTTCATTGATTTATACCCTACGAAAAACATGTGGGACAACGGACAGCTGCTTGCTAACAAACTAGCAGAGATCAACACATACTTTGGGAAGAAAGTGATTCTTGTTACCCACAGCAAAGGCGGGGTTGATGCACAGGCTGCCATCGTTCATGCAAATGCGCAGCAATATGTTGATAAAGTCATTACGCTCTCCACCCCACACAAAGGTTCACAGCTAGCTGATCTTGCCCACAGCAGCTGGGCGGGGTGGTTAGCTGCGATTATCGGAAATCGAAATGACGCCACTTATTCGCTTCAGACAGGCTATATGAGCTATTTCCGCTCCGTTACCGATTCAACACCGAACATTTCATCCACACCATACTACACGTTTGGAGGAACTAGTTGGGGGAATTTCGGTGGCGCGCTCTACTGGGGCGGTTTGTATTTACGACAATATGGCTCAAATGATGGCGCCGTTACGGTGAACAGTTCGAGACTTCCCTATGGAAATGAGATTCGCATTGGGAATTGGGATCACTCATCCATTCGAACTGGAGGCGCTACGTTTAACTTATTTGAACCTTACTTAACACAGTCGATCCCTGCCTTTGCCCCGCTTACTTCTATCAATGAAACGGCAGCTTCTGATGAAGCTAATGTCCTCATTCGAGGTGGTGAATTTAAAGGAACGCAAGTGGAAAAGTTTGATGTAGAAGAAGATACGAAAAGCATTTCACTCGATTGGATGAGTCAAAACGAGGATTCGGTGATCACCCTTCAAGGGCCCGATCAGAAAACGTATCCGGTGACAGCCACCTCTCAAGATGAGGAGATGTTTGAAGGAGCGTTTCATCATCAGTTGAAAATAGATCTCCCTAAAGCAGGCAAATGGAAACTAAAAGTAAAGCAATCAAAGAAAGAAAGTTACGTAATGCAAGTTGCTTATGAAAGCGAACTAAATCAAGAGCTCCAACTGAAGAGCTCTGCAAAAGAAGTGAAGCTGAATATCGACGAAAACAACGTAGTGAAAGATTCAATCGAAGGAGATATTGTGATTCAATATAGTAAAAATAGAAAAACGAAACAAAAGAAAGTGTCTCAGGAAAAATTGAGTGCTCAAAAGTCCTTTCCTATTAAAAATGCTGGTGAAGGCGTTTATCACATCACGCTTGATGTGAACGGTCATACTAAAAAAGGAGCTTCATTTGAGCGGACAATTCTTCATACGGTTTACATTGATGCGGATGGTAAGGTGTATCAGCCTTAA
- a CDS encoding LTA synthase family protein, protein MIFFGYALYLLLAVLKFMLFSYFTNTAFPLEFLLMNLAGMLLLSSWTLLIQWKKRRWIWLTLLFLHSLLLISDLWYYRYFEDMLSVSLFSQMLQMSDVGGGFMALIRFQDFFLFADVMIFLLILFFTRTKTFEVTKKKRRTMASTTFLIGVVLFATPLIFSAVKEDQSPNQSVSDMRDYYKLGFWGYHGVDLWRGVMGALDSEKNLTVKQQKKLAENNSENADGSPIKPNIIMIQLESFQGSLIEQKINGKELTPNLNELKEETLYFSSFYHQTHEGRTSDAEFITNTSLYPLKSGSVYTRFPENEFGSLPELLKENGYDTAAMHAYDKGFWNRDKVYENIGFNHFFSNKDYPNQKKIGMALNDKNFLTTSIEHMETLKEPYFAFMVALTSHTPYEIPEEERDLDLSGYDDPMLKRYYQTVYYVDQAVGLMVDELKQKGMWEDSLVIFYGDHDSGLTNEGSEMRKEANVESAVDAFELDRQVPLFIKKPNEGSGQVIKENGGQIDIAPTIADMLNMEMPYMMGNSLLDDQPNLTAFRDGSFRYRNYYYEADLTEDAGNGTCYDVSTEEKVSLDKCDDQIEKVPEQLRLSDAIIEKNGLEEENE, encoded by the coding sequence ATGATATTTTTCGGTTATGCTCTCTATTTACTTCTCGCCGTTCTAAAATTTATGCTATTTAGCTACTTTACAAATACAGCTTTTCCATTGGAATTTCTCCTTATGAATCTTGCCGGCATGCTGCTTTTATCTAGCTGGACACTTCTGATTCAATGGAAGAAACGACGGTGGATTTGGCTCACGCTTTTATTTTTACATAGTCTTCTTCTAATCTCAGATCTCTGGTATTACCGCTATTTTGAAGATATGCTTTCCGTCTCCCTCTTTTCACAAATGCTTCAAATGAGCGATGTTGGCGGTGGATTTATGGCGCTCATTCGCTTCCAAGACTTTTTCCTTTTCGCTGATGTTATGATCTTTCTTTTGATACTCTTTTTCACGAGAACGAAAACGTTTGAAGTAACGAAGAAAAAACGAAGAACGATGGCAAGTACCACATTTCTAATCGGAGTCGTTCTGTTTGCGACACCGTTAATTTTTAGCGCTGTTAAAGAAGATCAGTCGCCAAACCAATCTGTTTCAGATATGCGAGACTACTACAAGCTTGGTTTCTGGGGCTACCACGGTGTTGATCTTTGGAGAGGTGTGATGGGAGCCCTTGACTCTGAAAAGAACTTAACCGTGAAACAACAAAAAAAGCTTGCAGAAAATAATTCTGAAAACGCGGATGGTTCTCCTATAAAACCGAATATCATTATGATTCAACTAGAATCCTTTCAAGGTTCTCTGATTGAGCAGAAAATCAACGGGAAGGAACTGACCCCCAACTTAAACGAGTTAAAAGAAGAAACGTTGTACTTCTCTTCGTTTTATCATCAAACACATGAAGGAAGGACATCTGATGCTGAATTTATAACAAATACGTCCCTCTACCCCTTGAAATCGGGATCCGTTTATACACGTTTTCCGGAAAATGAATTTGGATCATTACCGGAGCTACTGAAAGAGAATGGCTATGACACAGCAGCCATGCATGCGTATGACAAAGGATTTTGGAATCGCGACAAAGTGTATGAGAACATTGGCTTCAATCATTTCTTTAGCAACAAAGATTACCCTAATCAGAAAAAAATCGGCATGGCTTTAAATGATAAAAACTTTCTCACGACCTCTATTGAACATATGGAAACGTTAAAAGAACCTTACTTTGCGTTCATGGTGGCATTAACGAGCCACACGCCATATGAAATTCCGGAAGAAGAAAGGGATCTGGATTTATCGGGATATGATGATCCGATGTTAAAACGGTACTATCAAACTGTTTATTATGTCGATCAGGCCGTTGGGCTAATGGTTGACGAGTTAAAGCAGAAAGGGATGTGGGAAGACTCCCTCGTGATCTTCTATGGTGACCATGATAGCGGACTGACGAACGAAGGCAGCGAGATGAGAAAGGAAGCCAATGTTGAAAGCGCCGTAGATGCTTTTGAACTCGATCGTCAAGTACCCCTCTTCATTAAGAAACCAAATGAAGGTAGTGGCCAGGTGATCAAAGAAAACGGCGGGCAAATCGATATCGCCCCAACAATCGCTGACATGTTAAATATGGAAATGCCGTATATGATGGGGAATTCTCTTCTGGATGATCAACCAAACCTCACTGCATTTCGAGATGGGTCTTTCCGCTATCGTAATTATTATTACGAAGCTGATTTAACAGAAGATGCCGGAAATGGAACGTGCTATGACGTTTCTACGGAAGAGAAAGTATCGCTTGATAAATGTGATGATCAAATCGAAAAGGTACCAGAGCAACTCCGCCTTTCTGATGCGATTATAGAAAAGAATGGTCTTGAAGAAGAAAACGAATAG
- a CDS encoding DUF4385 domain-containing protein: MAFDYDLDFDNINFREQPEKYRVGRGEQGVLMVEPYKSEILPHWRFKTPDIAKESSEKIYQMFRDYQENDDFVGMDMARKFIQMGYTRARRYANYKGGKKYDSDGDVNERDIDEEKAESARIFEEKWKIVRTDEAYLEKKKEHQKKYG; the protein is encoded by the coding sequence ATGGCATTTGACTATGATCTTGATTTTGACAATATTAATTTTCGAGAACAGCCTGAAAAATATCGTGTTGGTCGAGGTGAGCAGGGGGTTCTAATGGTAGAGCCTTATAAAAGTGAAATCCTCCCACACTGGCGCTTTAAAACGCCTGATATTGCGAAGGAGTCTTCTGAAAAAATCTATCAAATGTTTCGAGACTATCAGGAAAATGATGATTTCGTAGGAATGGATATGGCCCGCAAGTTCATTCAAATGGGTTATACAAGAGCTCGTCGCTATGCGAATTACAAAGGCGGTAAGAAATACGACAGTGACGGTGACGTGAACGAGCGAGATATTGATGAGGAAAAAGCCGAATCTGCGAGGATTTTTGAAGAGAAGTGGAAGATTGTCCGTACGGATGAAGCTTATTTAGAGAAGAAGAAGGAACATCAGAAGAAGTACGGGTAA
- a CDS encoding MarR family winged helix-turn-helix transcriptional regulator: protein MHKSHIDDIGYQVQQISHLVKQLQNERLLKEDLSISHMNVMFVLYEEDRVNQSHIQKNLGIKASSLSKLIDILIQKGLVTRESLDGDARSKIICLTELGKEKQQQLYHVRDELENQLTEDLNETETKQLARMLSQVKNNLLKHS from the coding sequence ATGCATAAATCTCATATTGACGACATCGGGTATCAAGTCCAGCAAATATCTCATTTAGTAAAGCAGCTTCAAAACGAACGATTACTGAAAGAAGATCTTAGCATCTCACATATGAATGTTATGTTTGTTCTCTATGAAGAAGATCGAGTAAACCAGTCACACATTCAAAAAAACCTTGGAATAAAAGCCTCCTCTCTATCTAAGCTAATCGATATTTTAATACAAAAAGGGTTGGTTACTAGAGAATCACTAGATGGAGACGCTCGTTCTAAAATTATCTGTCTTACAGAACTAGGGAAAGAAAAACAACAACAGCTATATCATGTAAGAGATGAATTAGAAAATCAGCTCACTGAAGATTTAAATGAAACGGAAACGAAGCAACTTGCAAGGATGCTTTCGCAAGTGAAGAATAACTTACTGAAGCACAGTTGA
- a CDS encoding MFS transporter — translation MNKLSRAGVFSLMLAASLTIMVGSAITPALIQISEHYGVEDMATWLTTLPALGVVLFAPIAGRLIDRVGSYIALFSGLILYGAIGVSAIWLSGTIPIFADRILLGGATAIVMSSSTGLLAEFFVGEERLKMIALQGMSIEAGGIIFLSIGGVLGGLGWQWPFMIYLIAWVALLFLIIFVPFRKSSNLEEEQESNTANATSILSVLLAALLAMTMFFIAFITLPFYLAENFGLGSASTGYFLAMISLVAVISASVMPKMVKRFSDYQTLLAGFSLFTIGFIILTVGQSLFALAILAGIVIGFGFGFTIPLANHMVVEKSNVSNRGKNLAYFSSFTFLGQFLSSFVEGISSNLVVIYLIAVIFGLLIIIFYSLWLKRNKKRQILQVQ, via the coding sequence ATGAACAAATTATCCAGAGCGGGTGTCTTTTCATTAATGCTTGCTGCTAGCTTAACAATCATGGTAGGAAGTGCTATTACACCGGCACTTATTCAAATATCAGAGCATTATGGAGTAGAGGATATGGCGACATGGCTGACAACCTTGCCTGCACTTGGCGTTGTGTTATTCGCTCCAATTGCTGGCCGATTGATTGATCGGGTCGGATCTTATATCGCTTTATTTAGTGGCTTAATACTGTATGGAGCGATTGGAGTTTCAGCTATTTGGCTTTCAGGAACAATTCCTATTTTTGCTGATCGTATCTTGCTAGGTGGAGCGACGGCGATCGTTATGTCATCCTCGACAGGCCTATTGGCCGAATTTTTTGTGGGTGAAGAGCGGTTGAAGATGATTGCTCTTCAGGGAATGTCCATTGAAGCAGGCGGTATAATTTTTCTAAGTATTGGAGGAGTACTTGGTGGATTAGGATGGCAGTGGCCTTTTATGATTTATTTAATCGCATGGGTTGCCCTATTGTTTCTCATCATTTTCGTACCTTTTCGAAAATCGAGCAATTTGGAAGAAGAGCAAGAGTCGAATACAGCCAATGCTACATCTATTTTGTCCGTCTTACTTGCGGCATTATTAGCAATGACGATGTTTTTTATCGCTTTTATCACCTTACCATTCTATCTAGCAGAAAACTTCGGGTTGGGATCTGCCAGTACAGGTTATTTTTTAGCAATGATTTCTTTAGTAGCTGTCATTTCAGCGAGCGTTATGCCTAAAATGGTGAAACGGTTTTCTGATTACCAAACGCTTCTTGCCGGTTTTTCTTTGTTTACAATTGGCTTTATCATCTTGACTGTAGGACAAAGTTTATTTGCATTGGCAATCCTCGCCGGAATCGTGATAGGTTTTGGTTTCGGATTTACCATTCCTTTGGCGAACCATATGGTTGTTGAAAAAAGTAATGTAAGTAATCGAGGGAAGAACCTTGCTTATTTCTCTTCTTTTACGTTCTTAGGACAATTTCTTTCTTCTTTCGTTGAAGGAATTTCAAGTAATTTAGTGGTTATTTACCTGATTGCTGTGATATTTGGATTATTGATTATTATATTTTATAGTCTATGGCTTAAAAGAAACAAAAAGCGTCAAATACTGCAAGTTCAATAA
- a CDS encoding Bax inhibitor-1/YccA family protein, with translation MRSGNPVLKNNTFNKTRDQGEAMTIGGTVAKTFFLFLFLLGSSIYTWYRYAQGEDVYTMMVIGAIGGLIFALITAFFHRAAPITGPIYATLEGFAIGGLSAILEARYPGIVIQAAALTFSVMGVLLFLYAARIIKVTKNFRLMIVSATLAIFVVYIIDLGLNLFLNANVPYLHSNGVVGIGISLFIVAIAALNLVLDFDFIENGANRGAPKHLEWYGAFGLMVTLVWLYIEILHLLQKLRR, from the coding sequence ATGCGAAGCGGAAATCCCGTTTTAAAAAATAATACCTTTAACAAAACACGTGATCAAGGTGAAGCGATGACAATTGGAGGAACGGTAGCAAAGACGTTCTTCTTATTCCTCTTTTTACTCGGTTCATCCATCTATACCTGGTACCGCTATGCTCAGGGAGAAGATGTGTATACGATGATGGTCATTGGTGCGATCGGTGGACTGATCTTTGCACTGATTACAGCATTCTTTCATCGTGCTGCACCGATTACAGGTCCAATCTACGCCACGCTTGAAGGATTTGCGATTGGTGGTTTATCCGCAATTCTAGAAGCCCGATATCCCGGAATCGTTATTCAAGCCGCCGCTCTTACCTTTTCCGTTATGGGCGTTCTGCTCTTCTTATATGCTGCTCGAATTATTAAGGTAACAAAGAACTTCCGATTAATGATCGTATCCGCAACGCTTGCGATCTTTGTTGTATATATTATTGACCTTGGGCTGAATCTCTTCTTGAACGCCAACGTTCCTTACTTACACTCGAACGGCGTCGTGGGGATAGGCATTAGTCTATTCATTGTTGCCATCGCAGCGCTTAACCTTGTCCTTGATTTTGACTTTATCGAAAACGGCGCAAACCGCGGTGCACCAAAACACCTTGAGTGGTATGGCGCATTCGGGCTCATGGTTACGCTCGTATGGTTATATATTGAGATTCTTCATTTGCTTCAGAAGTTAAGACGATAA